The following are encoded together in the Montipora capricornis isolate CH-2021 chromosome 5, ASM3666992v2, whole genome shotgun sequence genome:
- the LOC138048512 gene encoding uncharacterized protein, whose product MKCLPFKTEQHPIIPDNYLLAQNHLVSYFQRLRSKPELLEQYDSVIKEQLNAGFVELIDKSHDLDTLPGTVHYIPHKEVLKDDRITTKLRVVYDASAKSAINEPSLNDCLLPGPALTPLIFDVLLRFRLHKMVLIGDLQKAFLNIEVNPTERNLSRFLWVDDFNSLNPEVITLRFTRFVFGLVGSPFILNVTLRDQFARQALGGTFTKRTLLSSTARFYDPLGLLSPIILPLKCMIQEICHLKLGWDEALLEGLASRWKELLQDMWEVSSIVVPRCILGDVQVEDITSIQLHGFADASKSA is encoded by the exons ATGAAGTGTCTTCCCTTCAAGACTGAACAACACCCGATTATTCCAGACAATTACTTGTTGGCACAGAATCACCTTGTTTCTTACTTCCAAAGATTAAGGTCCAAGCCAGAATTGCTCGAACAATATGACAGTGTCATCAAGGAACAATTAAATGCTGGTTTTGTTGAATTGATTGACAAGAGTCATGATTTAGATACCCTTCCTGGAACTGTACATTACATTCCTCACAAAGAAGTATTGAAAGACGACAGAATCACTACTAAACTACGTGTGGTTTATGATGCCAGTGCTAAATCCGCAATTAATGAGCCAAGTTTGAATGACTGTCTCCTACCAGGTCCAGCCTTAACTCCATTGATCTTTGATGTCTTGCTGAGATTTCGCCTCCATAAAATGGTTTTGATTGGTGATTTACAAAAAGCATTCTTGAACATTGAAGTCAATCCAACAGAGAGAAACTTGTCAAGGTTCCTATGGGTAGATGACTTCAACTCCCTGAATCCGGAAGTGATCACATTAAGATTCACTCGTTTTGTTTTTGGTCTAGTTGGCTCCCCATTTATTTTGAATGTAACATTGAGGGACCAATTTGCAAG ACAAGCCTTAGGGGGAACTTTCACTAAACGGACATTATTGAGCAGTACTGCTCGATTCTATGATCCATTAGGCTTGCTGTCACCAATTATCTTACCCTTAAAGTGCATGATCCAAgaaatttgtcatttaaaaCTTGGCTGGGATGAAGCTTTGCTGGAAGGTCTCGCGTCACGCTGGAAGGAGTTACTACAAGACATGTGGGAAGTCTCAAGCATTGTAGTGCCTCGTTGCATCCTGGGTGATGTTCAAGTCGAAGACATCACGTCTATTCAACTACATGGGTTCGCAGATGCTAGCAAGTCTGCGTAA
- the LOC138048513 gene encoding uncharacterized protein: MATGPEYTDEQLNYFRICFITTDVITEGLRTIFKQEWDNRYKATLGEWKDEPQNGLDFENLESPRNQKRNTRLLTIMVNGNRAEWDCTKLFYGILYSYCIGRGLNAVVRSNVDDLRKIRNEGPAHKPHGKVNETEFQTAVDKVIVAFQALGLSDLKIQETRNQKSFPTGELEKVLQEVDHLKDELKKQQQELKKKGETLKETEKHRKVLEEQLQIEAPGAFCILPPKPSHDVAERDHELAKIAQRLKQLKETNENRLTSLYISGNPGSGKSQLAGLAAKKFFNDKKQIAGKNIFVMTLNAQSLDLLLESYVSFARHLKCPEYAVTNTLNDKDLKTEGKIANMRSLIGTKVQLYSSWLLVVDNVVSLSGMNPHLPETGDTHWCKGQLLITSQDTAAIPAESSFSNHISVSKGMMPSDAIFLLASLSGVAEGETEKVAQVLDYQPLALASAAIFVKQVRETSSNFDWKGYLEKLYRGHRANTEDFLAMTNQSYPITMTTAISLAVDNAMSSDKVLNHAFAFISLCGQQTLNLDLVINYILNVENESDGSGFDDSADEDVIGLRIRKSSLLLVEEGESGAYVQVHQIVRIVIQTKMKTYSEDEYFQIMHWGITSFSQFIDENDLDDLDEVDSTSNSFQLVPHLKCLITKIETVFNVRDLSKVNLNVKDYPNYFIRFSTICFVHCEFNTAKSICKVALKLIQHGGVFCEGDSARVYDGLAIASHYMGEFQEEKEYYDRALAIQIEKLGSQHIDVATSYDNIATVLHDQGDLEQAKEYHDRALAIRIEKLGSQHIGVASSYRNIGCVLRDQGDLEQAKEYDDRAVAIKIEKMGSQHINVATSYNDIATILHDQGDLEQAKEYHDRALAIRIEKLGSQHINVASSYNNIATVLHDQGDLKQAKEYHDRALAIEIEILGSQHIDVANSYNNIATVLREQGHLEQAKEYHNRALAIRIEKLGSEHIDVATSYSNIGRVLHGLKDLEQAKEYHNRALAIRIEKFGSQHIKVASSYSNIAKVLRDQGALEQAKEYNDRALAIRIEKLGSQHIDVANSYHNKGIVLHDQGELQQAKEYLDRALAIRTEKLGSQHIDVASSYNNIASVLRAQGDLEQAKQYHNRALAIRKEKLGSKHIRVADSYKNLAVVLRDHGELEQAKEYFERALSIYLIRLGPGHCSVITVQRHLTRLQNCLVE; encoded by the coding sequence ATGGCCACTGGACCGGAATACACTGACGAGCAACTGAATTACTTCAGGATCTGCTTTATCACTACTGATGTGATAACTGAGGGCCTGCGAACAATCTTCAAACAAGAATGGGACAACCGCTATAAGGCAACTTTGGGAGAATGGAAAGACGAACCCCAAAATGGACTGGACTTCGAAAATCTGGAGTCGCCgagaaaccaaaaaagaaacacCCGTCTCTTGACAATCATGGTTAACGGAAATAGAGCAGAATGGGATTGTACAAAGCTCTTTTACGGTATACTGTACTCCTACTGTATTGGAAGAGGCCTAAACGCAGTAGTCCGATCAAATGtggatgatttgagaaaaaTTCGTAATGAAGGCCCTGCTCATAAGCCACATGGCAAAGTCAACGAGACAGAGTTTCAAACTGCTGTAGATAAAGTTATAGTTGCCTTTCAAGCACTTGGCCTCTCCGATCTAAAGATTCAAGAAACCAGAAATCAAAAGAGTTTTCCGACGGGCGAGTTAGAAAAAGTCTTGCAAGAAGTCGACCACCTAAAAGACGAactgaaaaaacaacaacaggaaCTTAAAAAAAAGGGTGAAACCCTTAAGGAAACAGAAAAGCATCGAAAGGTCCTTGAAGAGCAGTTACAAATTGAAGCTCCTGGGGCATTTTGCATTCTCCCTCCCAAGCCATCGCACGACGTTGCCGAACGAGATCATGAGTTGGCTAAAATAGCTCAACGACTAAAGCAACTGAAAGAAACCAACGAGAACCGATTAACTTCCCTGTACATCTCAGGAAACCCTGGAAGCGGCAAATCTCAGTTAGCCGGTCTTGCCGCAAAGAAATTCTTtaatgacaaaaaacaaatcGCGGGCAAGAATATATTCGTGATGACTCTAAATGCGCAAAGTCTTGATTTACTGTTAGAATCCTACGTCTCTTTTGCTCGTCATCTAAAGTGTCCAGAATATGCAGTCACAAATACTCTAAACGACAAAGATCTGAAGACGGAGGGGAAGATTGCCAACATGAGGTCGTTAATTGGTACCAAAGTTCAGCTTTACTCATCGTGGCTGTTAGTGGTGGACAATGTCGTCAGCTTAAGTGGAATGAATCCTCATTTGCCAGAGACCGGAGACACGCACTGGTGTAAAGGTCAGCTGCTGATCACATCGCAAGACACCGCTGCAATTCCTGCAGAATCCTCTTTCAGCAATCACATCTCCGTGAGCAAGGGCATGATGCCATCTGATGCCATTTTCTTATTAGCTTCCCTCTCCGGAGTCGCTGAAGGTGAGACCGAAAAAGTTGCTCAGGTGTTAGATTACCAACCCCTTGCCTTAGCAAGCGCCGCTATCTTTGTCAAACAAGTTCGGGAAACATCTTCGAATTTTGACTGGAAAGGCTACCTCGAGAAGCTTTACAGGGGTCACCGTGCTAACACTGAGGACTTTCTTGCCATGACAAACCAAAGCTACCCAATCACTATGACTACAGCGATTTCATTGGCCGTGGATAACGCGATGTCATCTGACAAGGTTTTGAATCACGCATTCGCTTTCATTTCTCTTTGTGGTCAGCAAACATTAAACCTTGACCTTGTTATAAACTACATCCTGAATGTCGAGAACGAAAGCGATGGGAGTGGATTTGACGATTCTGCGGACGAAGATGTCATTGGTTTAAGGATTCGAAAAAGCTCGCTGCTGTTAGTTGAAGAAGGCGAGAGTGGCGCGTACGTTCAAGTACATCAAATTGTAAGAATAGTCAtccaaactaaaatgaaaaCGTATTCGGAGGATGAATATTTTCAAATCATGCATTGGGGTATCACCTCATTTAGTCAGTTTATAGATGAGAATGATCTTGATGATCTTGATGAAGTAGACTCTACTTCTAATAGCTTCCAGCTGGTACCTCATTTGAAGTGCCTaataacaaaaattgaaacggtATTCAATGTACGTGACTTATCAAAAGTCAATTTAAATGTGAAAGATTATCCAAATTATTTCATTAGGTTTAGCACAATTTGCTTTGTGCATTGCGAATTTAATACAGCCAAAAGCATTTGTAAGGTAGCTCTAAAATTAATTCAGCATGGTGGTGTATTTTGTGAGGGAGATTCCGCACGAGTGTATGATGGCTTAGCCATTGCCAGTCACTACATGGGTGAGTTTCAAGAAGAAAAGGAATATTAtgatcgcgctcttgctatacagatagaaaagttgggatctcagcatatcgatgtcgcaacCAGTTATGACAACATAGCCACTGTACTCCATGaccaaggtgacctggaacaagcaaaggaatatcatgatcgcgctcttgctatacggatagaaaagttgggatctcagcatatcggTGTCGCAAGCAGTTATAGGAACATAGGCTGTGTACTCCGTGATcaaggtgacctggaacaagcaaaggaGTATGATGATCGCGCTGTTGCTATAAAGATAGAAAAAatgggatctcagcatatcaATGTCGCAACCAGTTACAACGACATAGCCACTATACTCCATGaccaaggtgacctggaacaagcaaaggaGTATCATGATCGGGCTCTTGCTAtacggatagaaaagttgggatctcagcatattaatgtcgcatccagttacaacaacatagccacGGTACTCCATGACCAAGGTGACCTGAAACAAGCAAAGGAATATCAtgatcgcgctcttgctatagAAATAGAAATCCTcggatctcagcatatcgatgtcgcaaacagttacaacaacatagccacTGTACTCCGTGAACAAGGTcacctggaacaagcaaaggagtatcataatcgcgctcttgctatacggatagaaaagttgggatctgagcatatcgatgtcgcaacCAGTTACAGCAACATAGGCCGTGTACTCCATGGCCTAAAggacctggaacaagcaaaggaGTATCATAATCGTGCTCTTGCTATACGGATAGAAAAGTTTGGATCTCAGCATATCAAGGTCGCATCCAGTTACAGCAACATAGCGAAGGTACTCCGTGACCAAGGTGCcctggaacaagcaaaggaGTATAATGATCGTGCTCTTGCTAtacggatagaaaagttgggatctcagcatattGATGTCGCAAACAGTTACCACAACAAAGGCATTGTACTCCATGACCAAGGTGAGCTGCAACAAGCGAAGGAGTATCTtgatcgcgctcttgctatacggacagaaaagttgggatctcagcatatcgatgtcgcatccagttacaacaacatagccagTGTACTCCGTGCCCAAGGagacctggaacaagcaaagcAGTATCATaatcgcgctcttgctatacggaaagaaaagttgggatctAAACATATTCGTGTCGCAGATTCTTATAAAAACTTGGCTGTTGTACTCCGTGACCATGGTGAGCTGGAACAGGCAAAGGAGTATTTTGAACGTGCGTTGTCCATCTATTTGATTCGTCTTGGTCCTGGACATTGTAGTGTTATCACTGTTCAGCGACACTTGACTAGACTGCAAAACTGTCTAGTAGAGTAA